The nucleotide window CGAGCTGAACCGCATCAACGAGGACTACGGGCCGCACCGCGTTGGCGACCTCGCGATGCTGATGCCCGAGGTGCGGGTGGTGAAGCCGGGCGGTTTTGCGGAATGGATGAAGGCCCGCGGGAAGTACGGCGGGCAGAACAAAGTGCCGCGCATGGACAACAGCGGCGCCATGACGAAAGACATGGCTAACTGGTTCGAGAGCAACGGCTGGGCGGGTTGAGTACGAATCCGAGCGGCCGGCGCGGCGCGGGCCGCCAACCTCACGACTGCACGAAATGCGATGCGCGCACACACACCGTTCGTCGGATTGGTTCCCGCGGTCCTCACGCCGTTCGACGCGGGCGGCGCCCTCAACCTGTCCGCGGTGGGACCGCAGGCGGAGCGGCTCGCCCGCGACGGCGTCGCGGGGGTGTTCGTCGGCGGCACCACCGGGGAGTTCTCGTCGCTCACGCAGGGCGAGCGGCTCGCGCTGGCGGAGCGCTGGGCGGCGGTCGTGAAGGGGAGCCCGACGCGGCTGGTGGTTCACGTCGGGGCGAACTGCCTGGCGGACGCGAAGCAGCTCGCGGCGCAGGCGGACGCGCTCGGGGCCGACGCGATCTCGGCGGTCGCGCCCAGCTACTTCAAGCCGAAGTCGGTGGACGTGCTGGTTCAGTGGTGTGCGGAGCTGGCGGCGGCGGCGCCGAACACGCCGTTCTACTTCTACGACATCCCGGTGCTCACCGGGGTCGCGCTCCCGATGGTCGATTTCCTCGATCAGGCCGCGGAGCGGGTCCCGACGCTCCGCGGGGTGAAGTTCACCAACCCCGACCTGATGACGTTCCAGCGGCTGCTGCGGGCGGGCGGCGGGCGGTTCGACGTGCTGTTCGGGATGGACGAGCAGTTGCTCACGGCGGTGGTGCTGGGCGCGCAGGGCGCGGTCGGCAGCGGGTACAACTTCGCGGCGCCGCTCTACAACCGGCTGCTGGCGGCCGCCCGCGCGAACGACTTCGCGACCGCCCGCGCGGAGCAGTACCGGGGCGTGGAAGTGGTCGCGGTGCTCATGCGCTACGGGTATCTGGCCGCCGCAAAGGAGCTGCTCCGCCTGCGCGGCCTCGACCTCGGCTCGGTCCGGTTGCCGCACGTCCCGCTGACGCCGGACCAGGCCGCGAGCCTGCGCCGCGACCTCGAATCGCTGAGCGCTCTGTAACGGCCGGGGCCGTGGGCGCCGCCGCGCGGCTCCAGAACGGGCAGTCGCCGCGGGTTCCGCTGTTTACCGGCGCGAATGTGTGAGCTATAGTTTACACTTAACACGGGCCACTAGCCCGGCCCGTTCTTACGGAAGTCTGGCGTGAAGGCGATCATCAGCGACATCCACGGCAACATGGAAGCCCTCCAGGCCGTGCTCGCGGACATCAAGGCCCAGGGCATTCGCGAGGTGTACTGCCTCGGCGACGTGGTCGGCTACGGCCCGAACCCGCGCGAGTGCATCGACCTCGTGATGGACTGCAAGCTGGTGCTGCTGGGCAACCACGACCAGGGCGCGATGTTCGACCCCGACGGGTTCAACCAGTCGGCCGAGCGCGCCATCTTCTGGACCCGCGGGCAACTGGAGTCGCCCGCCGAGCCCCGGCCGCTGCGCGAGAAGCGCTGGGAGTTCCTGTCGGAGCGGCCCCGGAGCCACCGCGAAAACGGGTACCTCTTCGTTCACGGCTCGGCCCGCAACCCGCTCAACGAGTACGTGTTCCCGGAAGACGTGTACAACCAGCGGAAGATGGAGCGCATCTTCGCCCTCGTCGACCGGTACTGTTTTCAGGGCCACACGCACGTTCCGGGCATTTTCACCGAGAGCATGCAGTTCCTCAGCCCGGAAGAGGTCGAGTTCGCGCACAAGCTCGACGGCCGCAAGACGCTCTGCAACGTCGGGTCGGTGGGTCAGCCGCGCGACGGCAACTGGCGGGCGTGCTACGTGGTGCTCGACGGCGACGTGATCCGGTTCCGCCGGGTCGAGTACGACTGGCAGAAGACCCGCGACAAGATCTACGACATCCCGGACCTCGACAACTTCCTCGGCGACCGGCTCGGGGAAGGGCGGTAGCGGCCCTGGCGCGGGTGGCGGTAGCGCCACCCGCGGGCGAAAGTTCCGCCCCGCGCCGGCGAATCACACTGCAGCCCACGGACGGCCGCCGTCCGTGGGCTGCTCCGTTTCGTAAGATACTCTCCTGATCGGCCACCGCCCCGGTATCTGGCACTCATGCGCAAGAACGTCTTAAACGTCATCGTCTTCCTGTTCCTCGCGGCGGGCCTGTTCTTCCTGTGGCGTTACGCCGAGGAGAACTTGATGCCCAAGCCCGTTCCGCAGAAGGACCCGGCCGAGAAAATGGCCGAAAATCTGCAAAAGCAGGCCGAGGAACAGGCCAAGCGGCAGGCCGAGGAGGAAGAGAAACGCAAGCTCCTCGCCGCGACCGGCGGCGGCCTCGCGGTCGGCACCGAGCTGCCGAAGCCGAAGCCGCCCGAGCCGCCGAAGGCCCCGCCGCTGACGGTCGCGGGCGTCGAACCGCGGGCCATCCACAACGCGATCGTCGCGGGCATATTCGACGCGGCGAGCCGGCCGACGCTGATCGCGCTCGGCGACGACACGTTCTACAACCAAGTGCTGCTCACCACCCGCGGCGGCGGCGTGCAGCAGGTGCTGCTCCCGAAGTTCGGTCAGGCCGACCGGCTCGGTCGTGAGGTCAAGGCCCGGGACAAGGACGGGAACCCCACGGCTGCGTCTCTACCGCTCCACCTGATCCCGGGCACCTACCACCCCCGCGCGAAGCACCTCCGCGAGGACTACCAGCCGCCGGACCTGGTCGCCGGCCCGGTTGCGAACCCGGCGGCGCTGGCCGAGCCGTGTTTCACCGTGTTCCACTACCCGACCCCGGACGACAACAACCCGGACCCGTTGCTGGGCGAGACCAACTGGACCGTGGTGTCCGAAAAGCGGCCCGCCGACGGCCCGCACGAAGTCGTGTTCGAGAAGGAGTTGGGCGAGCCGTACTTCGTGAAGATCCGCAAGACGTACACGCTCGCGCGCACGGACTACCACATCGGGCTGCACGTCGGGATCGAGAAGCTGAAGGTGCCCGGCGCGGCGAAGGGCAAGGGGCAACTGAAGTACCAGCTCTCCGGCCCGCGCGGGCTGCCGATCGAGGGCGAGTGGTACACCAGCACGTACCGCGTGGCGATCGTCGGCTGGCGCGAGCGCAACGGCACGCTCCGGCGCCAGTACGAGGACGCGGCGTCGATCGGGAGCAAGCGCGGCGGCGAGAAGGCCCGGCGCGAGGACAACACGTTCCACTACATGGCGGTCGCGAACCAGTTCTTCGCCTCCGCCGTCGCCATCGATTACTCGGCGGACGAGGCGAAGAAGACGCACCCGTGGTCCTACGTGCGGGCCACCACCGAGCTGCCGCTCGACAAAAAGCAAGACCCGCAGATGCCCAACTTCGACGACATCACGGTGCGGGCCGCGTCCGAGACGATCGACCTCGAGCCGGGCCAGTCCACCGCCCACCGCTACTTCATTTACAACGGGCCGGCGAAGGTCGGGCTGCTCAAGCTCCTGCCGAAGGTCGAGGTTAATGGGCAGAAGGTGCCGGCCGTCCGCGAGGAGCTGGTGGACCAGTACAAGGACACGATGATGATGTCCTCGATCACCGATTTCCGGTCGGACACGGCGATCGGGCGGTTCGCGAGCTTCATCTTCTGGACCGACCTCGTCATCGCGATGACGAACCTGATGCACATCCTGCTCGCGGCCATTCACTCCGTACTGGGGCACTGGGCGCTGTCCATCGTCATGCTCACGGTGTGCGTGCGGCTGGTGCTGATGTACCCGAGCCGCAAGCAGACCGCGATGAGCATGAAGATGATGGAGGTGCAGAAGCGGCTCCAGCCGGAGTTCGAGAAGCTCCAGGAGAAGTACAAGGACGACTTCAACACCTACAACCGCGAGAAGACGCGGCTGATGATGGCGAACGGTGCCAACCCGTTCGCGATGGCCGGCGGGTGCCTGCTCCTGTTCGCGCAGATGCCGGTGATGATGGGGCTGTACTTCTGCCTCCAGGAGAGCATCTTCTTCCGGCTCGACTCG belongs to Gemmata obscuriglobus and includes:
- a CDS encoding YidC/Oxa1 family insertase periplasmic-domain containing protein, giving the protein MRKNVLNVIVFLFLAAGLFFLWRYAEENLMPKPVPQKDPAEKMAENLQKQAEEQAKRQAEEEEKRKLLAATGGGLAVGTELPKPKPPEPPKAPPLTVAGVEPRAIHNAIVAGIFDAASRPTLIALGDDTFYNQVLLTTRGGGVQQVLLPKFGQADRLGREVKARDKDGNPTAASLPLHLIPGTYHPRAKHLREDYQPPDLVAGPVANPAALAEPCFTVFHYPTPDDNNPDPLLGETNWTVVSEKRPADGPHEVVFEKELGEPYFVKIRKTYTLARTDYHIGLHVGIEKLKVPGAAKGKGQLKYQLSGPRGLPIEGEWYTSTYRVAIVGWRERNGTLRRQYEDAASIGSKRGGEKARREDNTFHYMAVANQFFASAVAIDYSADEAKKTHPWSYVRATTELPLDKKQDPQMPNFDDITVRAASETIDLEPGQSTAHRYFIYNGPAKVGLLKLLPKVEVNGQKVPAVREELVDQYKDTMMMSSITDFRSDTAIGRFASFIFWTDLVIAMTNLMHILLAAIHSVLGHWALSIVMLTVCVRLVLMYPSRKQTAMSMKMMEVQKRLQPEFEKLQEKYKDDFNTYNREKTRLMMANGANPFAMAGGCLLLFAQMPVMMGLYFCLQESIFFRLDSFLWIDNLAAPDMLKWWTEQIPYVSTPDDIGSFIYLGPYFNLLPLLAVGLMLFQQSKMMPPATDPQAEQQRMMMKLMMIMMAVFFYKVAAGLALYFIVSTAWAIIERQLIPKPVIDTSSPAPATGAKVAAPTGTAGGGKMTTEEALAAAKAKNKGFLTRLREALQAKMEEMQRQADEQAKRQIRNGRPGDGPNPPPGTGTDGPQPDGRRDKKNRRRKK
- a CDS encoding dihydrodipicolinate synthase family protein encodes the protein MRAHTPFVGLVPAVLTPFDAGGALNLSAVGPQAERLARDGVAGVFVGGTTGEFSSLTQGERLALAERWAAVVKGSPTRLVVHVGANCLADAKQLAAQADALGADAISAVAPSYFKPKSVDVLVQWCAELAAAAPNTPFYFYDIPVLTGVALPMVDFLDQAAERVPTLRGVKFTNPDLMTFQRLLRAGGGRFDVLFGMDEQLLTAVVLGAQGAVGSGYNFAAPLYNRLLAAARANDFATARAEQYRGVEVVAVLMRYGYLAAAKELLRLRGLDLGSVRLPHVPLTPDQAASLRRDLESLSAL
- a CDS encoding metallophosphoesterase family protein; the protein is MKAIISDIHGNMEALQAVLADIKAQGIREVYCLGDVVGYGPNPRECIDLVMDCKLVLLGNHDQGAMFDPDGFNQSAERAIFWTRGQLESPAEPRPLREKRWEFLSERPRSHRENGYLFVHGSARNPLNEYVFPEDVYNQRKMERIFALVDRYCFQGHTHVPGIFTESMQFLSPEEVEFAHKLDGRKTLCNVGSVGQPRDGNWRACYVVLDGDVIRFRRVEYDWQKTRDKIYDIPDLDNFLGDRLGEGR